In the Flavobacterium sp. J372 genome, one interval contains:
- a CDS encoding SPFH domain-containing protein, whose product MENIPYYILLIIGLFIFLSSFFTVKQQTAAIIERFGKFQSIRHAGLHLKIPVIDKIAGRLNLKIQQLDVIIETKTKENVFVKMKVSVQFKVIQEKVYEAFYKLEYPHDQITSYVFDVVRAEVPKLKLDDVFERKDDIAIAVKRELNEAMTTYGYDIINTLITDIDPDIQVKNAMNRINAADREKSAAEYEAEAQRIRIVAKAKAEAESKRLQGQGIADQRREIARGLVESVDVLNQVGINSQEASALIVVTQHYDTLQAIGGDTNSNLILLPNSPQAGSEMLNNMVASFVASNQVGESMKLQRPRKRDREDNERNRRNELPPQEETNDEQ is encoded by the coding sequence ATGGAAAACATCCCTTACTACATTTTATTAATTATCGGCCTGTTCATTTTCTTGTCGTCATTCTTTACAGTAAAGCAACAAACAGCAGCTATTATTGAGCGTTTCGGCAAGTTTCAGAGTATACGCCATGCTGGGCTTCACCTCAAAATTCCGGTGATAGATAAAATTGCCGGCAGGCTTAACCTTAAGATACAGCAACTTGATGTTATCATAGAGACCAAAACGAAGGAGAACGTGTTCGTGAAGATGAAAGTTTCTGTGCAGTTTAAGGTAATCCAGGAGAAGGTGTATGAAGCATTCTATAAACTGGAATACCCGCACGACCAGATAACATCTTATGTATTTGATGTGGTGCGTGCAGAAGTACCCAAGCTGAAGCTAGACGATGTTTTTGAACGCAAAGATGATATTGCCATTGCTGTGAAGCGCGAGCTTAATGAAGCCATGACAACCTATGGTTATGACATCATCAATACTTTGATTACTGACATTGACCCGGATATTCAGGTGAAAAATGCGATGAACCGCATCAATGCTGCTGACCGTGAGAAATCGGCTGCGGAGTATGAAGCAGAAGCGCAACGCATACGTATTGTAGCTAAAGCTAAGGCAGAAGCGGAAAGTAAAAGGCTTCAAGGGCAGGGTATTGCCGACCAGCGCAGGGAGATTGCACGTGGACTGGTTGAAAGTGTTGACGTGCTAAACCAGGTGGGCATTAACAGCCAGGAAGCATCTGCGCTTATTGTGGTTACACAGCATTATGATACGTTACAGGCCATTGGCGGAGATACCAACAGCAACTTGATATTATTGCCTAACTCACCGCAGGCGGGCAGCGAGATGCTGAACAATATGGTGGCATCATTTGTGGCCAGTAACCAGGTAGGCGAATCTATGAAACTGCAAAGACCACGCAAACGCGACCGCGAAGATAATGAGCGCAACAGGCGCAATGAGCTCCCGCCACAGGAAGAAACCAATGATGAGCAATAA
- a CDS encoding DUF6327 family protein, giving the protein MNTKVYYTYDQINKDLEIMKVEKDLAYARLLKELDETKESLQPDNLIGETPKKVLGVLGMLSGPLKSAALTYLFKRYFKKESRS; this is encoded by the coding sequence ATGAATACCAAAGTATATTACACATACGACCAGATCAATAAAGACCTTGAGATAATGAAGGTGGAGAAAGACCTTGCCTATGCCAGGCTTCTGAAGGAACTTGATGAAACCAAAGAAAGCCTGCAGCCGGATAACCTCATTGGCGAGACACCTAAAAAAGTTTTAGGCGTACTCGGAATGCTCTCCGGCCCGCTTAAGAGCGCGGCGCTTACATACCTCTTTAAAAGATATTTTAAAAAAGAATCCCGCTCGTAA
- a CDS encoding phage holin family protein has translation MGLEDVKENIGDLKQQAKEVFEANLRYYKLWGFKILMKSTTMMLKMFLLAIMLLIVTVFFSIAAALAIGYWLDNHALGFLIVGVIYLVAAIIVYKIQDKIVEGPILAKFSRIFLKSY, from the coding sequence ATGGGATTAGAAGACGTAAAAGAAAACATAGGTGACCTGAAGCAGCAGGCGAAAGAAGTATTTGAGGCCAACCTCAGGTATTACAAGCTATGGGGTTTCAAGATACTTATGAAATCTACTACAATGATGCTGAAGATGTTCCTTTTGGCCATCATGCTGCTCATTGTTACAGTCTTCTTTTCTATTGCTGCTGCACTGGCAATAGGATATTGGCTGGATAACCATGCGCTTGGATTCTTAATTGTTGGTGTAATTTACCTCGTGGCCGCCATCATTGTATATAAAATTCAGGACAAGATTGTAGAAGGGCCTATTTTAGCGAAGTTCTCAAGGATATTTTTAAAAAGCTATTGA
- a CDS encoding YtxH domain-containing protein yields the protein MAGKTGTVLAVLAGAAVGAAIGILFAPDQGTNTRRKIKDGYGQKRDELKDKISELTEQLKGRLGTSKEGLEAGFDKLVASVEEKKDDIISTLERKLEELKSKGATASHMADEATTGGKTAASKGATGAAI from the coding sequence ATGGCTGGTAAAACAGGAACAGTATTAGCTGTATTGGCAGGAGCCGCAGTAGGCGCTGCAATAGGAATTTTATTCGCTCCGGATCAGGGTACAAATACCCGCAGGAAAATTAAAGACGGCTACGGCCAGAAGCGCGATGAGCTGAAAGATAAGATAAGTGAACTTACAGAGCAGCTTAAAGGCAGGCTTGGCACATCTAAAGAAGGCCTTGAAGCGGGTTTTGATAAACTTGTTGCAAGCGTTGAAGAGAAAAAAGATGACATTATCTCTACACTTGAGCGCAAGCTTGAAGAACTTAAAAGTAAAGGCGCTACGGCATCTCATATGGCTGATGAAGCTACAACAGGAGGTAAAACCGCAGCATCTAAAGGTGCAACCGGCGCTGCCATATAA